A window of the Cannabis sativa cultivar Pink pepper isolate KNU-18-1 chromosome X, ASM2916894v1, whole genome shotgun sequence genome harbors these coding sequences:
- the LOC115711190 gene encoding protein DCL homolog, chloroplastic gives MSSSPILSTLPMANPILLRGSPLLRLRLQLYHYRLSPSFISPPRWHLLSTAAIDSTRPEEKASSSTANSGSLHSVKDSPKYQRWNDADYRQWKNKEDEILKDISPIILLTKDILHSGMYMDGERLTPEDEKAVVERLLAYHPHAEDKIGCGLDSIMVDRHPQFSHSRCLFIIRTDGAWIDFSYQKCLRQYVREKYPSHAERFIREHFKRGSGL, from the exons ATGTCATCATCGCCCATACTTTCGACTCTTCCAATGGCGAATCCTATACTTCTCAGAGGCTCTCCGCTCCTCCGCCTCCGACTTCAACTTTACCACTACAGACTCTCTCCCTCCTTCATATCACCCCCTCGTTGGCATTTGTTATCCACTGCCGCCATTGACTCCACTCGCCCGGAGGAGAAAGCGTCCTCATCTACTGCTAACTCCGGTTCATTACACAGCGTTAAGGACTCCCCCAAATACCAGAGGTGGAACGATGCTGATTACCGCCAGTGGAAAAATAAAGAGGACGAGATTCTCAAGGACATCTCGCCTATTATTTTGCTCACCAAGGACATCCTTCATTCGGGAAT GTATATGGATGGAGAACGATTAACACCTGAGGATGAGAAAGCTGTGGTGGAAAGGCTTCTTGCCTATCATCCACATGCTGAAGATAAAATCGGATGCGGACTTGATTCTATTATG GTTGATCGACACCCCCAATTCAGTCATTCACGGTGCCTGTTTATCATTAGAACTGATGGAGCGTGGATCGACTTCTCATATCAGAAGTGTCTTCGACAATATGTTAGAGAGAAGTACCCATCTCATGCAGAAAGATTCATAAGAGAACATTTCAAACGCGGTAGTGGTTTATAA